A single region of the Montipora capricornis isolate CH-2021 chromosome 13, ASM3666992v2, whole genome shotgun sequence genome encodes:
- the LOC138028975 gene encoding orexin/Hypocretin receptor type 1-like, translating to MDLGANISEAQREPGFNVNATKMRNNVGSTNAPDGLSSDLREIKLTLYVVIFLVSVLGNSLVCTVILRRKKMKTVTNYFILNLSIADLTFTCICIPLDIPVQEMGGRWPYGALLCKVVYPLQTLLLFASIYTLTAVSLSRYWAINHPLRKQITTKWAKWIILGIWISSIVPVIPYIQVSKKNSLSGKCEEEWSSKNSRKTYTACLFVFEYLFPLAVISVAYASIGWELRRRAQNGNPCLQDRKAKEAKKIVRMLKIVTLLFAVCLLPNNILWIWLDFGNAAEKYEGFWDLLAFGNIVTFANSAANPICYTILNEAYRDAFKDQLSKAFYRIAGKLLQRRNRFTISQNRIQRTGTMESVL from the coding sequence ATGGATTTGGGCGCAAACATCTCCGAAGCTCAACGTGAACCTGGATTTAACGTCAATGCAACGAAGATGAGAAATAATGTTGGGTCAACAAACGCCCCTGACGGCTTGTCATCGGATCTACGGGAGATCAAGTTGACTCTCTACGTTGTTATATTTCTCGTCAGCGTGTTGGGGAACTCCTTAGTTTGCACAGTCATCTTGCGAAGAAAAAAGATGAAGACAGTTACCAACTACTTTATATTGAATTTATCTATTGCTGATTTGACTTTCACATGTATTTGTATTCCTCTTGATATTCCTGTTCAAGAGATGGGGGGCCGGTGGCCTTACGGGGCTCTGTTGTGCAAAGTTGTATATCCTTTGCAGACATTGTTGCTTTTTGCTTCAATTTACACTTTGACAGCTGTAAGTTTGTCACGTTACTGGGCAATAAACCACCCTCTTCGGAAACAGATAACTACTAAGTGGGCTAAATGGATAATTTTGGGAATATGGATCTCGTCGATCGTTCCCGTCATTCCTTACATTCAAGTGTCGAAAAAGAACAGTTTATCGGGTAAATGTGAAGAGGAATGGTCGAGCAAAAATTCTCGGAAGACGTACACGGCCTGCCTGTTTGTATTCGAGTATCTTTTTCCACTCGCTGTCATTTCGGTCGCCTACGCAAGCATAGGCTGGGAACTTCGGCGACGCGCTCAAAATGGGAACCCTTGTTTGCAAGATCGTAAAGCCAAAGAAGCGAAGAAAATCGTGCGCATGCTTAAAATAGTGACACTGCTGTTCGCTGTGTGCCTGCTACCAAATAACATTTTGTGGATTTGGCTGGATTTTGGTAATGCTGCAGAAAAGTACGAAGGATTTTGGGATCTTCTCGCCTTCGGTAACATCGTTACATTTGCAAACAGCGCAGCTAACCCCATTTGTTACACGATTCTAAACGAAGCCTATCGAGACGCATTCAAGGATCAGCTTTCTAAGGCGTTTTACAGAATAGCTGGGAAACTTTTGCAAAGGAGAAACCGTTTCACCATATCACAAAACAGGATACAGCGAACGGGAACCATGGAGTCCGTGTTATGA